Proteins encoded together in one Candidatus Auribacterota bacterium window:
- a CDS encoding MBL fold metallo-hydrolase, with translation MIDVGQGDSALVIFPDGRTMLIDAGEESAGRNITDLLGRLGIRKLDILVASHAHPDHVGGFSTVISGGYADSSTMAYGCADGSWDEITWHGINLGDVIYSSEGATATCYAVNGHIIGGAYVDPERNKNAKSIVLDIKFKGFDYLTGGDLTGSGNHPDVEDPVGDALAARGVHIDVYKVHHHGSRYSSNLYFLRKIMPEFAMISVGDGNKFRHPTRGAINRLNDSGVRVEKIFQTEKGAGGTAPNVTVANGQVVITTDGAHYSFTNEGPESTTFSYGPYPVDEYVPLWPMFHHDTGSLAGDTYSGRQTGTIARSYATQGLGNTSSSRLNVVRSMQLTSLASRH, from the coding sequence ATGATCGATGTGGGTCAGGGAGACTCCGCACTCGTGATCTTCCCGGATGGTCGGACGATGCTCATCGACGCGGGGGAGGAGTCGGCGGGGCGAAACATAACGGATCTCCTCGGCCGGCTGGGAATCAGAAAGCTGGACATCCTCGTCGCATCCCATGCCCATCCCGACCATGTGGGCGGGTTCTCGACGGTGATTTCCGGGGGCTATGCCGACTCCTCCACGATGGCATATGGCTGTGCGGATGGATCGTGGGACGAGATAACGTGGCACGGAATTAATCTCGGGGATGTTATCTATAGCAGCGAAGGCGCGACGGCCACGTGTTACGCGGTGAATGGTCATATCATCGGGGGGGCATACGTTGATCCGGAGAGGAATAAAAACGCCAAAAGCATCGTCCTGGACATCAAGTTCAAGGGATTCGACTACCTGACGGGGGGGGATCTTACAGGCTCCGGGAATCATCCCGACGTCGAAGACCCCGTTGGGGACGCTCTCGCCGCCAGGGGAGTGCATATCGATGTGTACAAGGTCCACCATCATGGCAGCAGATACAGCTCCAATCTCTATTTCCTCCGGAAGATAATGCCCGAGTTCGCAATGATCTCTGTAGGGGACGGGAATAAATTCAGGCATCCCACCCGCGGCGCGATAAATAGGCTTAACGATTCCGGGGTCCGCGTGGAGAAAATCTTCCAAACGGAAAAGGGCGCCGGCGGGACCGCGCCAAACGTCACCGTGGCCAACGGCCAGGTCGTAATCACCACCGATGGCGCTCACTATAGTTTTACCAATGAAGGTCCCGAAAGCACCACGTTTTCTTATGGCCCCTATCCTGTGGATGAATATGTACCCCTGTGGCCCATGTTTCACCATGACACGGGCAGTTTGGCCGGGGATACTTATTCAGGCCGGCAAACTGGAACCATCGCACGGAGCTACGCAACACAGGGTTTGGGGAATACGAGTTCGTCCAGATTAAATGTGGTCCGTTCTATGCAATTGACAAGTCTGGCGTCACGGCATTAA